The DNA sequence AAGATCTGAAAGATTTCGAGATTATCTTACAGGAATATAATCTAAGATATACAATCCGCTAATCCAGAATAATAACAAATTAAGCAGAGTAACAACCGATATCGTAGAAAATGAGAAAGAATACTTGATTACTTCCGAGCTGCCTGGTTTGGAAAAGAAAGACGTGAGAATCAGCATAGATAAGAATCAGTTAGTAATCGAAGCCGAGATCAAGGCAGAAATGGATAAGGGAATTCTCAATGTTCATATTCCCAAATGAGAATCGCTCAGGTTAGGTTAAAGTACTCCCTGAATCAGGTTAACCTAAAATCCCGGTGAGGAATATTCCTCTCCGGGAATTTACTTCATATAACTAAATATAAATATTGAGCGAGATCATTCCAGATCATATTTCTTTATCCTTCGATCAAGAGCTTGACGAGTGATATTTAGTAATTGTGCTGCCTGAGATTTATTATAATCAGCTTTCTTGAGAGCAAGGGAAACCAGGTTCTTTTCCATATTATCGAGATTGAAATCAGCATTTTGCATAGAAGCAGGGTCGATTTTTGGGAAAGGCGTATCTGAATGAAGGTTAAGGTTAGGGAAATCATTTATCGTGATCTTATTTGAATCACACAAAATCACTGCCTTTTCAATAAAGTTTTTAAGTTCTCTCACGTTTCCCGGGAAATCATAATCCTGGAGAATTTCATACACTTTTTCATCAACATCAGTGATTTTTTTCTTTAATCTGAGAGAGATTTTTTTTGTATAATATTCCACGAGAGGAGAAATATCCTGGGGACGGTTACGCAGCGGAGGGATATTGATCTCAAAAGTATTTAATCTGTGATATAGATCAAGCCGGAATCCTTTTTCAGATAGCAAACCTGGTATATCCTGATTAGTGGCAGATATAACTCTTACATCAACAGGAATTTCTTTATGTGTGCCCACTCGGGTAACCTTTTTTTCTTCCAGTACCCGCAGCAGTTTTCCCTGCAATGCCAGTTTCATATCAGCAATTTCATCAAGAAAGAGAGTACCCTTATCAGCAATTTCAAACATTCCACTACGATGATCTTCAGCACCGGTAAAGGCACCTTTTTTGTGACCAAAAAACTCACTTTCAAATAAAGATTCAGGGATTGCTGAGCAATTAACAGCATAAAAATAATTTTTAACGCGGGGACTAAGAGCATGGATTCCGCGAGCTATGAGTTCTTTACCAGTACCGCTTTCTCCAGTTATCAACACCGA is a window from the Candidatus Stygibacter australis genome containing:
- a CDS encoding sigma-54 dependent transcriptional regulator; the encoded protein is MKNQKFADYNKQHILIIDDEPINLKILSRKLETEGYEVIVASSGETALHLVKQSLPDLILLDIMMPEMDGYEVCRKLKESIQTAEIPLIFLTSKTNTEDVIKGFELGAVDYVGKPFKHLELLARVKTHLKLRSTENQLQKMELNYSLINRELLDNIGPEIIGTSNKMQDIINLMGKVAKYPDTSVLITGESGTGKELIARGIHALSPRVKNYFYAVNCSAIPESLFESEFFGHKKGAFTGAEDHRSGMFEIADKGTLFLDEIADMKLALQGKLLRVLEEKKVTRVGTHKEIPVDVRVISATNQDIPGLLSEKGFRLDLYHRLNTFEINIPPLRNRPQDISPLVEYYTKKISLRLKKKITDVDEKVYEILQDYDFPGNVRELKNFIEKAVILCDSNKITINDFPNLNLHSDTPFPKIDPASMQNADFNLDNMEKNLVSLALKKADYNKSQAAQLLNITRQALDRRIKKYDLE
- a CDS encoding Hsp20/alpha crystallin family protein, producing MVENEKEYLITSELPGLEKKDVRISIDKNQLVIEAEIKAEMDKGILNVHIPK